The following are from one region of the Saccharomyces kudriavzevii IFO 1802 strain IFO1802 genome assembly, chromosome: 12 genome:
- the HMG2 gene encoding hydroxymethylglutaryl-CoA reductase (NADPH) HMG2 (similar to Saccharomyces cerevisiae HMG2 (YLR450W) and HMG1 (YML075C); ancestral locus Anc_4.343), producing the protein MSPPLKTIIHLVKPFACTARLSARYPIHVIVVAVLLSVAAYLSVTQSYLNEWKLDSSQYSTYLSIKPDELFDRSTHYYRSPVSDTWKLLSSKEAADVHTPFHYYLSTISFQSKDNSTTLPSLDDVIYSVDHTRFLLTEEPKILTELISEDGTKWRLRNHSNFILDLHNTYRNFVKQFSNKTSEFDQFDLFIILAAYLTLIYTLCCLFNDMRKIGSKFWLSFSALSNSACALYLSLYTTHTLFKKPPSLLSLIIGLPFIVVIIGFKHKVRLAAFSLQKFHRISIDRKITVSNIIYEAMFQEGAYLIRDYLFYISSFIGCAIYARHLVGLVNFCILSTFMLIFDLILSATFYSAILSMKLEINIIHRSTLIRQTLEEDGVIPTTTNIIYKSETAAEPNFLRSNVAIILGKASVIGLLLLINLYVFTDKLNATILDTVYFDSSIYSLPNFINYKDIGNLRNQVIISILPKQYYTPLKKYHQIEDSILLIIDSVSNAIRDQFISKLLFFAFAVSISVNVYLLNAAKIHTGYMNFQPRPNNIHDDLGQPSATIEFSETQSVPASSGLETPVTAKDISISQKIQNDECIYALSPEDEPIRPLSNLVELMEENQLKNLNNTEVSNLVVNGKLPLYSLEKKLEDTTRAVLVRRKALSILAESPVLDSEKLPFRDYDYDRVFGACCENVIGYMPVPVGVIGPLIIDGTSYHIPMATTEGCLVASAMRGCKAINAGGGATTVLTKDGMTRGPVVRFPTLIRSGACKIWLDSEEGQNTIKKAFNSTSRFARLQHIQTCLAGDLLFMRFRTTTGDAMGMNMISKGVEYSLKQMVEEYGWEDMEVVSVSGNYCTDKKPAAINWIEGRGKSVVAEATIPGDVVKSVLKSDAAALVELNICKNLVGSAMAGSVGGFNAHAANLVTALFLALGQDPAQNIESSNCITLMKEVDGDLRISVSMPSIEVGTIGGGTVLEPQGAMLDLLGVRGPHPTEPGTNARQLARIVACAVLAGELSLCSALAAGHLVQSHMTHNRKANKINEQQKLSDTNPSL; encoded by the coding sequence ATGTCACCTCCGTTAAAAACCATAATACATTTGGTAAAACCCTTTGCTTGCACAGCTAGGTTAAGTGCCAGGTACCCCATACATGTCATAGTTGTTGCTGTCCTATTAAGCGTCGCTGCCTATCTATCCGTAACGCAATCCTATCTTAACGAATGGAAGCTGGACTCTAGTCAGTATTCCACGTATTTAAGCATCAAGCCAGACGAATTGTTCGACAGAAGCACACATTACTACAGATCTCCTGTATCTGACACATGGAAACTGCTCAGCTCCAAAGAAGCCGCCGATGTTCATACcccttttcattattatttgtcTACCATAAGTTTCCAAAGTAAGGATAATTCCACAACGTTGCCCTCCCTTGATGATGTCATTTATAGTGTTGATCATACCAGATTCTTATTAACTGAGGAACCAAAGATCCTGACCGAACTGATATCCGAAGATGGAACAAAATGGAGGTTAAGGAATCACAGCAATTTTATCTTGGATCTGCATAATACCTACAGGAACTTTGTCAAACAATTTTCGAATAAAACCAGCGAATTTGATCAGTTCGATTTGTTTATTATCCTGGCTGCTTACCTTACGCTCATTTATACTCTCTGTTGCCTGTTTAATGATATGAGGAAAATTGGATCCAAATTTTGGTTAAGCTTTTCCGCTCTTTCGAACTCTGCATGTGCATTATATCTCTCGTTATACACCACTCACactttattcaaaaaaccaCCATCTTTATTAAGTTTGATTATTGGGTTACCATTTATTGTAGTGATCATTGGCTTTAAGCATAAGGTTCGACTTGCGGCATTCTCGTTACAGAAGTTCCACAGGATCAGTATTGATAGAAAAATAACTGTGAGCAACATTATTTATGAAGCTATGTTTCAGGAAGGTGCCTATTTGATCCGTGACTACTTATTTTACATTAGCTCCTTTATTGGCTGCGCTATCTATGCTCGGCACCTTGTTGGATTGGTGAATTTCTGCATTTTATCTACTTTCATGctaatttttgatttgattttatcTGCTACTTTCTATTCAGCCATACTATCAATGAAATTAGAaattaatattattcaCAGATCGACTCTCATTAGGCAAACCTTGGAAGAGGATGGTGTCATCCCAACCACAACCAACATTATTTATAAGAGCGAGACTGCCGCAGagccaaattttttgagatCCAATGTGGCTATAATCTTAGGAAAGGCCTCTGTTATTGGCCTTTTACTTTTGATCAATCTTTATGTGTTTACAGACAAGTTAAATGCTACGATATTAGACACAGTTTATTTTGACTCCAGTATTTATTCATTGCCgaattttatcaattatAAAGATATTGGGAATCTCAGAAATCAGGTTATCATTTCTATTTTGCCAAAACAATACTACACTCcactaaaaaaatatcaccaAATTGAAGATTCCATCTTACTAATTATTGATTCAGTTAGTAATGCTATTCGGGACCAGTTTATTAGTAAgttgcttttttttgcatttgcaGTCAGTATTTCCGTCAACGTTTATTTGTTAAATGCTGCAAAAATTCACACCGGATACATGAACTTCCAACCTCGGCCCAACAACATCCATGATGATCTCGGACAGCCCTCAGCGACGATTGAGTTTTCAGAGACTCAAAGTGTTCCTGCTTCTTCTGGGCTGGAAACCCCTGTTACCGCAAAAGATATTTCGATCTCacaaaaaattcagaatGATGAATGCATCTATGCTTTGAGTCCCGAGGACGAGCCTATCCGtcctttatcaaatttggTGGAACTTATGGAAGAGAATCAATTAAAAAACTTGAACAACACAGAAGTTTCGAATCTCGTAGTGAATGGCAAGCTGCCATTATATTCTCTGGAGAAGAAATTAGAAGATACAACTCGTGCGGTTCTAGTTAGGAGAAAAGCACTCTCAATCTTGGCTGAATCACCTGTCTTAGATTCCGAAAAACTGCCATTCAGAGATTACGATTATGATCGGGTATTTGGTGCTTGTTGCGAAAACGTCATTGGATATATGCCGGTGCCGGTTGGTGTAATTGGACCATTAATTATTGATGGAACATCTTATCATATTCCAATGGCCACAACCGAAGGTTGTCTAGTGGCATCAGCTATGCGTGGTTGTAAAGCTATCAATGCCGGTGGCGGTGCAACGACTGTCTTAACCAAGGATGGTATGACTAGAGGTCCCGTCGTTCGATTCCCTACTTTGATAAGATCTGGTGCCTGCAAGATATGGTTGGACTCGGAAGAGGGACAAAACACAATTAAGAAAGCATTCAATTCTACATCAAGATTTGCACGTCTGCAGCATATTCAGACTTGTTTAGCAGGCGATTTGCTTTTCATGAGATTTAGAACCACTACCGGTGACGCGATGGGCATGAATATGATATCCAAAGGTGTCGAATACTCGTTGAAACAAATGGTCGAAGAGTATGGCTGGGAAGATATGGAAGTTGTCTCTGTATCTGGTAATTACTGTACTGATAAAAAACCTGCCGCAATCAACTGGATCGAAGGCCGTGGCAAAAGTGTTGTCGCTGAAGCTACGATTCCTGGTGATGTGGTCAAAAGCGTTTTGAAGAGCGATGCTGCTGCATTAGTTGAGTTAAACATTTGCAAGAACTTGGTTGGATCTGCAATGGCTGGATCTGTCGGTGGTTTCAATGCACATGCTGCTAATCTAGTCACAGCGCTTTTCCTGGCATTAGGTCAAGACCCAGCCCAGAATATAGAAAGTTCTAACTGTATAACTTTGATGAAGGAAGTAGACGGAGATTTGAGGATTTCTGTCTCTATGCCATCTATTGAAGTGGGTACAATTGGTGGGGGTACTGTTTTGGAACCTCAAGGTGCTATGCTTGATCTCCTCGGAGTTCGTGGTCCTCATCCTACTGAACCTGGAACAAATGCCAGACAATTGGCCAGAATTGTCGCATGCGCTGTTTTAGCTGGTGAACTGTCTCTGTGTTCCGCACTTGCTGCTGGCCACTTGGTGCAAAGCCATATGACTCACAACCGCAAAGCgaacaaaatcaatgaaCAGCAAAAGTTAAGTGACACAAATCCCTCATTGTAG
- the LEU3 gene encoding leucine-responsive transcriptional regulator LEU3 (similar to Saccharomyces cerevisiae LEU3 (YLR451W); ancestral locus Anc_7.512) gives MEGRSDSVATSQSGSEMSHSENKNRAGMIARKRKFACVECRQQKSKCDAHERAPGPCTKCAKKNVPCILKRDFRRTYKRARNEAIEKRFKELTRTLTNLTSDEILKKIEEEQEIVLDNSNFTKEKVKRLRKSAFESTDIESRSYRTLRGEPIAYNTNRKHTDSSPLTLLSPSTNSDYVQPINVMTEEQLKCLPKSLGDVYLSSSDIAELFQEFATKYHQFLPVVDLSKGAERIYHLSPCLFWVILLIGLRRKFGATDLMTRLSVLVKSVLSEITISPIIRYTPSDNDEPVLNVASVYSVQAFLLYTFWPPLTSSLSADTSWNTIGTAMFQALRVGLNCAGFSKEYASANLELVNEQIRTWICCNVVSQTVASSFGFPAYVSFDYIVISSTRMSNSKSQVDISKELRQMAQIARFENQIVNTMNSTPASATGMVSQEEKQPLLHVLNQQLSQLEVSLEENNLDDIRKFLLLVAKVHLLTYYFTDITSQNARKSNGNIYQGSYSVIELDTSFETKRGLVKVYNAAVNFLIHANNMWEHDSTIIKYFPGLFVLNIWQSACIISKLIHSSLHSMLDINSGKKAYNNAISLTFNASVLKYDMAYRSSGIMRSIWSLFANMYDAWKNGQKECEGKLENDFNLGITIKSRMSVNVFFDCLYILKEKCGMAKLERETKVSTAYNVDEEDEDEEEEDEEGEEEEEEEEALTGNVPESVDNQPIRTRKFTNVRHPEKKARRIIETIPLDPNPINAGSTSSGSSLTTPNSQVANTISYRGILSKMSPREQLNRAKLDSEAITEIKELDIINEPLPMAADVEHLASQPSLPVAQVQENAQQTAQTNSLLEAYPLVQEHPAASGNKESPNSIMANWDNWESDMVWRDVDILMNEFAFNPKV, from the coding sequence ATGGAAGGAAGATCTGATTCCGTAGCGACCTCACAATCGGGAAGTGAGATGAGCCACAgtgaaaacaagaacaggGCCGGGATGATTGCCAGGAAGAGGAAGTTCGCCTGTGTGGAATGTCGGCAGCAGAAATCAAAATGCGATGCTCACGAAAGAGCACCAGGACCATGTACTAAATGTGCGAAAAAGAATGTCCCATGCATTTTAAAACGGGACTTTAGAAGAACTTATAAGAGGGCAAGGAATGAAGCTATCGAAAAACGATTTAAGGAACTTACTAGAACTTTGACTAATTTAACATCggatgaaattttgaagaaaattgagGAGGAACAAGAGATTGTTTTAGATAATAGCAACTTTACGaaggaaaaagtaaaacGACTCAGGAAAAGTGCGTTCGAGTCGACAGATATAGAATCAAGATCATATAGAACACTTCGAGGAGAACCGATTGCTTACAATACCAACAGAAAACACACTGATTCTTCTCCTTTAACACTCTTAAGTCCATCGACAAACTCTGATTATGTGCAACCCATAAACGTCATGACAGAGGAACAACTCAAGTGCTTGCCTAAAAGTCTAGGTGATGTATATTTGTCAAGCAGCGATATTGCTGAGTTGTTTCAAGAATTTGCGACTAAATATCATCAGTTTTTACCGGTAGTCGACCTTTCAAAAGGAGCAGAACGGATCTATCACTTATCTCCATGCTTATTCTGGGTCATCCTGCTCATTGGTTTGAGGCGAAAATTTGGAGCTACAGACTTAATGACTAGATTGTCTGTGTTGGTAAAGTCCGTTTTATCAGAAATTACCATTTCCCCAATCATCCGATATACTCCATCGGATAATGACGAACCAGTTTTAAACGTAGCATCTGTGTACTCGGTACAAGCGTTTCTTTTATACACTTTCTGGCCCCCTTTAACTTCCTCGTTAAGCGCTGACACTTCGTGGAATACCATAGGGACGGCAATGTTCCAGGCGCTCCGAGTGGGGTTAAATTGTGCTGGGTTTTCGAAAGAATATGCTTCTGCAAATTTGGAGTTAGTTAACGAGCAGATACGAACTTGGATTTGCTGCAATGTAGTATCTCAAACGGTGGCATCATCGTTTGGATTTCCAGCTTATGTTTCCTTTGACTACATAGTAATAAGCTCTACCAGAATGTCGAACTCGAAAAGTCAGGTAGATATATCAAAAGAACTAAGACAAATGGCCCAAATTGCAAGATTTGAGAACCAAATCGTAAACACAATGAACTCCACCCCGGCAAGTGCCACGGGGATGGTAAGTCAAGAGGAAAAACAGCCCTTGCTGCACGTCCTTAATCAACAGCTAAGCCAGCTAGAAGTCagtcttgaagaaaataatctAGATGATATTAGAAAATTTCTGTTACTAGTGGCAAAAGTCCACTTGTTAACATATTATTTCACTGATATTACGTCTCAGAATGCCCGAAAATCAAATGGAAATATTTATCAGGGATCGTATTCTGTAATCGAACTCGACACGAGTTTTGAGACAAAGCGTGGATTAGTGAAAGTTTATAATGCTGCCGTAAACTTTCTTATACATGCCAATAATATGTGGGAACATGACTCTACTATAATCAAATACTTTCCAGGGCTGTTCGTGTTGAACATATGGCAATCAGCCTGTATTATTAGTAAACTCATACATTCATCACTTCATTCGATGCTAGACATTAACTCCGGTAAAAAGGCTTACAACAACGCAATTTCGCTAACATTTAACGCCTcagttttgaaatatgaTATGGCATACAGGTCATCTGGGATAATGCGAAGTATATGGAGCTTATTTGCGAATATGTACGATGCATGGAAAAACGGTCAAAAGGAATGTGAGGgaaaattggaaaatgacTTCAACTTGGGGATTACCATAAAGTCCAGGATGTCGGTAAACGTCTTCTTTGATTGTTTGTATATcttgaaagagaaatgtGGTATGGCCAAATtagaaagagaaacaaAGGTTTCTACGGCATATAACGTCgatgaggaagatgaagacgaagaagaagaagacgaagagggggaagaggaggaagaggaggaggaagcATTGACCGGTAATGTTCCAGAAAGTGTGGATAACCAGCCAATAAGAACTAGGAAATTTACTAATGTTAGACATCCAGAAAAGAAGGCAAGGAGGATCATTGAAACCATTCCCCTTGACCCAAATCCGATCAATGCGGGTTCTACCAGCAGCGGAAGCTCCTTGACAACCCCAAATAGTCAAGTAGCAAATACTATATCATACAGAGGTATCCTGAGTAAAATGTCTCCCAGAGAGCAGCTGAATCGTGCGAAGCTAGATTCCGAGGCTATTACAGAAATAAAGGAACTTGACATTATTAATGAGCCTTTGCCAATGGCGGCGGACGTTGAACACTTGGCAAGTCAACCATCTCTTCCAGTGGCACAAGTGCAAGAAAACGCACAACAGACGGCACAGACCAACTCTCTCTTGGAAGCGTATCCCTTAGTCCAAGAACATCCTGCTGCAAGTGGAAACAAAGAATCACCTAATTCCATCATGGCGAATTGGGATAACTGGGAATCCGATATGGTTTGGAGAGATGTTGATATTTTAATGAACGAATTTGCGTTCAATCCCAAGGTTTGA
- the SST2 gene encoding GTPase-activating protein SST2 (similar to Saccharomyces cerevisiae SST2 (YLR452C); ancestral locus Anc_7.514) has protein sequence MVHKNRTLHELSSKNFSRTPNGLIFTNDLKTVYSIFLICLDLKEKKQNNDTKLFLLTQFTKHFHFTFSYQEAIKAMGQLELKVDMNTTCINVSYNIKPSLARHLLTLFMSAKLLHTPQDRTRSEPKEKVLFQPTPKGVAVLQKYVRDIGLKRIPDILLSSFNSMKLFTFERSSITDSIIHSDYLIHILFTKTMGAKPNVWSPTNPDDPLPCLSSLLEYTNNDDTFTFEKSKPEQGWQSQIENMDINDSKRVSPLAHRFFTNPDSESHTQYYVSDRGIRLFQNKAFGTSKKITIKYTFTTKAIWQWIMDCTDIMHVKEAVSLAALFLKMGLIVPVLLQPSRTDKKKFQISRSSFFTLSELGWDLVSWKSCKSNNVLAPNSRPMGLDFTFTGHVTVRDERKTLDENESFPQDILISSTDHSLNKFDYVLNDPGMRYLFRRHLEREFCAENLDVFIEIKRFLKKMTILKKLIDSKHGNKITNFSASKSNIVKIIDSALTKQANDCLEMAYHIYSSYIMIGSPYQLNIHHGLRQNISNIMLHPHSPLSGHFPISLNYSLLESTESSSASFSSMDSTTLREPPGVMLKPSITFSNEDCLYQKEGSKQQSRENKPAPLTLAKLHSSDVLVENSRTILQDRCDDVKNHSVTSCSLPATLKVLRRLYPFLEDVSDEMYKLMNNDSFQKFTKSDVYKEASTLIEIQKKC, from the coding sequence ATGGTACATAAAAACAGGACTTTACATGAACtgtcttcaaaaaatttcagtaGAACGCCTAATGGGCTGATTTTTACTAATGATTTGAAGACAGtttattccatttttttaatttgtTTGGatctgaaagaaaagaaacaaaacaatgataccaaattatttttattaacACAATTTACTAAGCATTTCCACTTCACTTTCTCATATCAGGAAGCTATCAAAGCAATGGGACAATTGGAGCTAAAAGTGGATATGAACACAACTTGCATCAATGTTTCATATAACATCAAACCTAGTTTGGCCCGTCATCTCCTCACCTTATTTATGTCTGCTAAGCTGCTGCATACGCCACAAGACAGAACTCGTAGTGAgccaaaggaaaaagtCCTCTTCCAGCCAACACCTAAGGGGGTCGCTGTTTTACAGAAGTATGTTAGAGATATTGGGTTGAAAAGGATCCCTGATATCCTTTTATCATCGTTCAACTCTATGAAACTTTTCACCTTTGAAAGGAGTTCCATAACAGATTCTATCATTCATAGCGATTATTTaattcatattcttttcaccaAAACGATGGGTGCTAAGCCAAATGTTTGGTCTCCAACAAACCCCGACGATCCATTACCTTGTTTGTCTTCGTTATTGGAATATACCAATAACGATGACACGTttacatttgaaaaatcaaagccaGAGCAAGGGTGGCAATcccaaattgaaaatatggatatcaatgattcaaaaagagTGTCGCCATTAGCACATCGGTTCTTTACCAATCCAGATTCCGAGTCTCACACGCAATATTATGTTTCTGATAGAGGAATTAggctttttcaaaacaagGCCTTTGGAACTTCCAAAAAGATTACGATTAAGTACACCTTTACAACAAAGGCTATATGGCAGTGGATAATGGATTGTACTGATATTATGCATGTCAAAGAAGCGGTCTCGTTAGCggctttatttttgaaaatgggGCTGATTGTTCCAGTTCTTCTACAACCATCACGTActgataagaaaaaattccaaattaGCAgatcttcatttttcaccttGTCTGAGCTTGGTTGGGATTTGGTCTCTTGGAAAAGTTGTAAGAGTAACAATGTACTGGCACCAAACAGTAGGCCCATGGGTCTAGATTTCACATTTACAGGTCATGTAACTGTTCgtgatgaaagaaagaCACTTGATGAGAACGAAAGCTTTCCTCAGGACAtacttatttcttcaaccGACCACAGTCTAAATAAGTTTGACTATGTGTTGAATGATCCAGGCATGAGATACTTATTCAGACGCCATCTAGAAAGGGAATTTTGTGCAGAGAATTTGGACGTGTTCATTGAAATTAAGAGATTccttaaaaaaatgactattctgaagaaattgatagATTCTAAACATGGTAATAAAATAACCAACTTTAGTGCCTCAAAAAGTAATATCGTAAAAATTATTGACTCAGCCCTGACGAAACAAGCCAATGACTGCCTTGAAATGGCGTATCACATTTACTCGTCCTATATCATGATAGGATCGCCATACCAATTAAACATTCATCATGGCTTGCGtcaaaatatttccaaCATTATGTTACATCCCCACTCCCCACTATCGGGACATTTCCCTATTAGCCTGAATTATTCACTGCTTGAATCTACCGAATCAAGTTCTGCTTCATTCAGTTCCATGGACAGTACTACATTGCGTGAACCACCTGGTGTAATGCTGAAACCTTCGATAACTTTCTCAAACGAAGATTGTCtatatcaaaaagaaggatCCAAACAACAGTCTAGAGAAAACAAACCTGCCCCATTAACTTTGGCAAAACTTCATTCTAGCGATGTTCTCGTAGAAAATTCTCGTACGATTCTACAGGACAGATGTGATGACGTCAAAAATCACAGCGTAACCTCTTGCTCTTTACCAGCAACTTTAAAAGTTCTCAGAAGGCTATATCCCTTTTTAGAAGATGTTAGTGATGAAATGTATAAGCTGATGAACAATGATTCTTTCCAGAAATTCACTAAGTCGGATGTGTACAAAGAAGCCAGCACTTTAatagaaattcaaaaaaagtgctGA
- the RIF2 gene encoding Rif2p (similar to Saccharomyces cerevisiae ORC4 (YPR162C) and RIF2 (YLR453C); ancestral locus Anc_7.516), producing the protein MQHVDSDFAPIRKSQKVVDSDKIVRAINDDLEHKNFTILRKLSLVPIKGNANSSRVSKRSSIEKRVNHGFYREFKSVALEDLSDNYSSVSYIAGLNKFLTNDLGKMEGHIVFFNQIKHIHQYADIDRRVSEILSLVDLNVVTIDMNDYFIKGIFPPNILSCYAKTRKKFRYKAQLDFGVSGNASDDTFDLMMMIIREISQNSSLNHIICFRFEQLDESSSSNVIVPSKLTEFKRILLSLQRIKNIAFKFLVYSNNTNISSLLFTTFKNELKRELTIFEIPVLTSVQVQEHLKKMIKFPSDPGNELLRLYNTLIARQLDNKKSCLVEFLEFLKDFPHPFTYLFNAYTEILVQSKTFDGLLDRINNKFTMNNYPHRSYNFKRNQRLPPKVTRGIHDI; encoded by the coding sequence ATGCAGCATGTAGATTCCGACTTTGCGCCCATAAGAAAATCGCAAAAGGTTGTGGACAGTGACAAGATTGTCAGGGCAATAAACGATGATCTGGAGCATAAAAACTTCACGATACTGCGAAAATTGAGTCTCGTTCCGATAAAAGGTAATGCAAATAGCTCAAGAGTATCTAAGCGGAGTTCAATTGAGAAGCGGGTAAACCATGGCTTCTATCGAGAGTTTAAATCAGTTGCTTTGGAGGATTTAAGCGACAATTATTCCTCAGTGAGCTACATTGCAGGTTTAAATAAGTTTCTAACGAATGATCTTGGAAAGATGGAGGGCCacattgttttctttaatcAAATTAAACACATACATCAATATGCCGATATTGATCGCAGAGTTTCTGAAATACTGTCATTAGTTGACTTAAATGTCGTAACTATTGACATGAACGACTACTTTATCAAAGGGATCTTTCCCCCAAATATATTAAGTTGCTACGCCAAGACAAGGAAGAAGTTCAGATATAAAGCTCAGCTAGATTTCGGAGTTAGTGGAAACGCTTCAGATGACACTTTTGActtaatgatgatgattatAAGAGAAATAAGTCAAAACTCGAGCCTTAATCACATTATTTGCTTCAGATTCGAACAGTTGGATgaatcatcttcttcaaatgtaATAGTTCCTTCGAAGCTCACAGAATTCAAGAGAATTTTATTATCTCtccaaagaataaaaaacattGCATTCAAGTTTCTAgtttattcaaataatactaatatTTCATCTCTTCTATTTACcaccttcaaaaatgaacttAAGAGGGAGCTTACCATATTTGAAATACCGGTTTTAACTTCTGTTCAAGTACAAGAacatctgaaaaaaatgataaagtttCCCTCTGATCCCGGGAACGAGTTACTGCGGTTGTATAATACACTCATTGCACGTCAGTtagataataaaaaatcctGTTTGGTCGAATTTTTggagtttttgaaagacttTCCCCATCCTTTTACCTACCTGTTCAATGCTTATACTGAGATCCTTGTACAAAGTAAAACTTTTGATGGATTACTAGACAGAATTAACAATAAGTTCACAATGAATAACTACCCACACCGCAGCTATAATTTTAAGAGAAATCAGCGTCTCCCACCGAAGGTGACTCGAGGTATACATGACATATAA